In Nitrospiraceae bacterium, the genomic window TCCGTGCCGACCGATCTGCTTGCGCAATGACTGAAAAGACTGTTCCTTCGACCTCAACTCCAGGCAGGGCATCGAACTCCGCCATCACCGGATCCCCGACTCTGACATCCCGCACGTATTCTTCCGGAAGCGGCACTTGCACCTCGACCTTTGCCAGATCTACCAATTCCACCACTGGCCCACCCTCCTCGACCCATTGGCCGATTTCCGTATATTCTTTCGTGATCCAGCCGGGAAAAGGTGCCACGATCCTTGATTTGGTGACTTGATCACGTACCAGTCGAATTTCCGCTTCTAATTGAATCAGCCGCTTTTCCAGAGCGCTTTCTTCAACGACCGCATCATCCATTTCTTTTTGAGTCACCAGTTCTTTGGCAAACAACACTTTGATTCGGTCCAAATCCTTCTGCGCCTGTTCATAGCGGGCCTTGGCCTCACGATGCGAAGCGACGGCCGAGTCAAGGCGAATGTCCAGGGTGTCCGTTCGAAGACTGGCAAGCAGTTGGCCTTCTTTGACAAACTGCCCCTCCTTACCGGGAAAGGCTTTGACCAGCCCCGCCACTTCGCTCGCCACGAGGCTCCGCTTGCGGGGTTCAGCTGTTCCCACCAATGAGACGGATCGCTGAACCTTCTTGCTCGAAACGGTTACAACCTTGACCGGAGAGGGTGGACGTCCCGTTGGCGGCTGGGCCGCCTCCTGTTCGCTGCACCCCTGCAATCCCTGCACAGCCAGGATCATGGCAAACACCAGCCAGATAGAGCTTTTAGACAGATATGTCATACGTTTACGTTGACCTTTTTAGGGTTGAAGTCCCGAGGCCGTCAAGCAACAACGACCCTAACCACTTGCCTTTGTCCACAAGCGATTCTTTGGGGCCTGACTGGAGAATCCAAAGATAGATGGTGGAGTTTAACATGCCATGAAACGCCAAGGAGGTATCTTTGGGATTCACTTTGCGGAATTCTCCCGTCTTGATGCCCTCCTTAATGAGATTCGC contains:
- a CDS encoding efflux RND transporter periplasmic adaptor subunit, translating into MTYLSKSSIWLVFAMILAVQGLQGCSEQEAAQPPTGRPPSPVKVVTVSSKKVQRSVSLVGTAEPRKRSLVASEVAGLVKAFPGKEGQFVKEGQLLASLRTDTLDIRLDSAVASHREAKARYEQAQKDLDRIKVLFAKELVTQKEMDDAVVEESALEKRLIQLEAEIRLVRDQVTKSRIVAPFPGWITKEYTEIGQWVEEGGPVVELVDLAKVEVQVPLPEEYVRDVRVGDPVMAEFDALPGVEVEGTVFSVIAQADRSARTFPVKVVLANQDLRIKSGMVARVKLAVGAPYQAVVIPKDALVLKGGKEFAFIVANNTVTQVAVIPVAHFEDVVEVQGAIEEGMQIVVEGNERLLPGQSVRILEEPVKA